In Rutidosis leptorrhynchoides isolate AG116_Rl617_1_P2 chromosome 2, CSIRO_AGI_Rlap_v1, whole genome shotgun sequence, one genomic interval encodes:
- the LOC139889660 gene encoding uncharacterized protein, which produces MSSNPDPDVNMVLSITNTTTNRALELIDALDELSDNEKVEQIPRAPRRYLHRDRQGRALSLWNDYFSDTPTFPDDYFRNRFRMSKPLFLRICQGILNFSQTPVPKYFTYFIQKRDATGLLGFNIVQKVTSAIRQLAYAASADVFDEYLHMSEQTSYDCLNNFCKCIFHLYGLEYLRRPTAQDVQRLTTKHAQIHGFPGILGSIDCMHWRWRNCPARWKGHYTRDDHGYPSIMLEAVASSNNDINILNQSDLFSELLAGEAPPCTYTVNGCTFAKGYYLADGIYPEWSTIVKSFKNSIDPKQKNFKRFQESARKDIERAFGILQGQWQIVQRPARPYYIRKIRRILLSCVILNNMITEDNGRAFCGLEENYRPVRRAPRSFQERVEAHMRVDTEIRDGGIHQLLKHMLVEHIHNLSPNYRIRHDPTRNPNNQDDAGPSHIPDDEDEEDQEEDQEDDDEE; this is translated from the exons ATGAGTTCCAATCCCGATCCTGACGTAAATATGGTATTATCGATCACAAATACGACTACGAATCGAGCACTCGAACTAATTGACGCGCTAGATGAATTAAGTGATAACGAAAAAGTAGAACAAATACCACGGGCACCTAGAAGATATTTACATAGAGATCGTCAGGGTCGTGCATTGtctttatggaatgattatttctcCGACACTCCCACATTTCCGGACGATTATTTTCGTAATCGTTTTCGAATGAGCAAACCTCTATTTCTTCGTATATGTCAAGGTATATTGAACTTTTCTCAAACTCCGGTTCCTAaatattttacttattttattcaAAAACGTGATGCTACCGGATTACTTGGTTTTAATATTGTTCAAAAAGTAACATCCGCCATACGTCAACTAGCTTATGCCGCTTCGGCCGATGTTTTTGATGAGTATTTGCATATGAGTGAACAAACCTCATATGATTGTTTAAACAATTTTTGCAAATGTATTTTCCACTTGTACGGTCTCGAATATTTGAGAAGACCAACTGCACAAGATGTGCAACGTTTGACCACTAAACATGCTCAAATACATGGTTTTCCGGGGATATTAGgaagtattgattgtatgcattggagaTGGAGAAATTGCCCGGCACGTTGGAAGGGTCATTATACACGAGATGACCATGGTTACCCGTCAATTATGCTTGAAGCGGTAGCATC ATCAAACAATGATATCAACATACTAAATCAATCCGATTTGTTTAGTGAGTTATTAGCCGGTGAAGCACCACCATGTACGTATACGGTTAACGGATGTACGTTTGCTAAGGGTTATTATTTGGCGGATGGAATTTACCCGGAATGGTCTACAATAGTTAAGTCGTTCAAAAATTCGATAGACCCGAAACAAAAAAACTTCAAAAGGTTTCAAGAATcggcaagaaaagatattgaacgagCATTTGGAATACTACAAGGCCAATGGCAAATTGTTCAACGTCCGGCACGACCGTATTATATCCGCAAAATTAGAAGGATTTTGTTATCATGTgtgatattaaataatatgataaccGAGGACAACGGCCGTGCATTTTGTGGACTCGAGGAGAATTATCGTCCGGTTCGACGAGCACCGAGATCATTCCAAGAAAGGGTTGAAGCGCATATGCGAGTGGACACAGAAATAAGAGATGGGGGCATTCATCAACTACTAAAACATATGCTTGTAGAACACAtacataatctttcaccaaattaTCGCATACGACATGATCCCACAAGAAATCCAAACAACCAAGATGACGCCGGACCTTCACACATTCCCGATGACGAGGATGAAGAAGATCAAGAAGAAGATCAAGAAGACGACGATGAAGAATAG